In the Chroococcidiopsis sp. SAG 2025 genome, one interval contains:
- a CDS encoding redoxin domain-containing protein translates to MTIQTNIQPPKVRYAPDFELRGIDAQVHHLARYLEKFQAVGVVFMSHHCDYVQSYIERLKTIQIELQDRGFTLIGINANQDLEDRFEQMKNFANYYQLNFPYLWDSTRDVTESFGAKTTPMSFLIDTEGCIRYQGAIDDRPAEPAAVK, encoded by the coding sequence ATGACTATTCAAACTAACATTCAACCTCCTAAAGTGCGCTATGCACCTGATTTTGAACTAAGAGGTATAGATGCTCAAGTCCACCACCTAGCTCGTTATTTAGAAAAATTTCAAGCTGTGGGTGTTGTATTTATGAGTCATCATTGCGATTACGTGCAGTCATATATTGAAAGATTAAAAACAATCCAAATAGAATTGCAAGACCGAGGTTTTACTTTAATTGGGATTAATGCTAATCAGGATCTCGAAGATCGTTTCGAGCAGATGAAAAACTTTGCCAACTACTATCAACTGAATTTTCCCTATCTCTGGGACTCGACGAGAGACGTAACGGAAAGTTTCGGGGCAAAAACTACACCAATGTCTTTTTTGATCGATACCGAAGGCTGCATTCGCTACCAAGGGGCGATCGACGATCGCCCCGCAGAACCAGCAGCAGTAAAATAG
- the pyrH gene encoding UMP kinase: MLKPYKRVLLKLSGEALMGNLGYGIDPGVVEGIAGEIAEVVALGVQVAVVVGGGNIFRGVKASASGMDRATADYIGMIATVMNSLTLQDSLERNGVQTRVQTAIAMQEVAEPYIRRRAIRHLEKGRVVIFGAGSGNPFFTTDTTAALRAAEIDAEVIFKATKVDGVYDADPQLNPNAKRYQSLTYGHVLAQDLRVMDSTAIALCKENNIPILVFDLTVRGNIRRAVIGESIGTLVGGFCEVS; the protein is encoded by the coding sequence ATGTTGAAACCTTACAAACGAGTTTTGCTTAAGCTCAGTGGCGAAGCTCTGATGGGTAACTTGGGTTATGGGATTGACCCAGGTGTAGTCGAAGGAATCGCAGGTGAAATCGCAGAAGTTGTTGCCCTCGGCGTGCAAGTCGCTGTTGTCGTAGGTGGTGGCAACATTTTTCGCGGTGTCAAAGCATCCGCATCTGGTATGGATCGAGCTACCGCTGACTATATCGGGATGATTGCTACCGTGATGAATTCCCTGACGTTGCAAGATTCGTTGGAACGTAACGGGGTACAGACGCGGGTACAAACAGCGATCGCCATGCAAGAAGTTGCAGAACCTTATATTCGCCGTCGCGCCATCCGCCATTTAGAAAAAGGCAGGGTGGTGATTTTTGGTGCAGGTTCGGGTAATCCTTTCTTTACTACCGATACGACTGCTGCTTTGAGAGCGGCAGAGATAGATGCTGAGGTAATTTTTAAAGCAACGAAGGTAGACGGGGTTTACGATGCCGATCCGCAGCTCAATCCAAACGCAAAACGCTATCAAAGCTTGACATACGGTCATGTCTTGGCTCAAGACTTACGGGTAATGGATAGTACCGCGATCGCCTTGTGCAAAGAGAACAACATCCCTATTCTGGTATTTGACCTCACGGTGAGAGGTAATATTCGCCGCGCTGTGATAGGAGAATCTATAGGGACGCTTGTGGGAGGTTTCTGTGAAGTTAGCTGA
- the frr gene encoding ribosome recycling factor, with translation MKLAEAESTMQKTVEATQRSFNTIRTGRANASLLDRVMVEYYGSPTSLKSLASISTPDATTITIQPFDRSTLNSIEKAISMSDVGLTPNNDGSTIRLNIPPLTSERRKEFIKLAAKYAEEGKVAIRNIRRDALETIRKQEKSSEVTEDEARDLQDRLQKLTNKYIERIEELLAEKDKEISTV, from the coding sequence GTGAAGTTAGCTGAAGCTGAAAGTACAATGCAAAAAACCGTTGAGGCAACTCAACGATCTTTTAATACTATCCGTACTGGTCGTGCTAATGCCAGTCTGCTCGACCGAGTTATGGTGGAATACTACGGTTCCCCTACATCTTTAAAATCGCTAGCTAGCATTAGTACCCCTGATGCAACTACAATTACGATTCAACCTTTCGATCGCAGTACTCTGAATTCGATTGAAAAAGCTATTTCCATGTCAGATGTGGGGTTAACTCCTAATAATGACGGTTCGACGATCCGATTAAATATTCCGCCACTGACTAGCGAACGCCGCAAGGAATTTATCAAACTGGCGGCGAAGTATGCTGAAGAGGGTAAGGTTGCCATTCGTAATATTCGCCGCGATGCGCTGGAGACGATTCGCAAGCAAGAGAAAAGTAGTGAAGTGACTGAGGACGAAGCGCGAGATCTACAAGATCGATTGCAAAAGTTGACCAATAAGTATATCGAGCGCATTGAGGAGTTGCTAGCAGAGAAGGACAAAGAGATTTCAACCGTGTAG
- a CDS encoding geranylgeranyl reductase family protein produces the protein MYDCIIVGAGPGGGSAAYHLAKQGRSVLVLEKESLPRYKPCGGGVSPEVAKWFDFDFSPAISVKVNTIRYTWKMDDPVQAELRTPEPMWMVRRDVFDHFLVQQAQKQGAELQDSTEVNGIEFKGDRWYVKTANQVFEGRYLIAADGAKGPMAKWLGFKERKRRLGGALEAEAPAKVDDSNIAHFEFGMVKNGYIWNFPKADGYSIGIGTFRGGEGQDFKQILSEYATLFGIDVKTCRQYGHPLCLWDGTQKLHTQNAILAGEAACVVDPFTAEGIRPSIFTGVKAAAAIDRALAGDINALEQYTDTINEEWGSDMAWAQKLAGVFYRIPGIGYKVGVKRPSATQRMGQILCGELSYGDVANRALKRLSGSLIPGMGG, from the coding sequence ATGTACGATTGCATCATCGTTGGTGCTGGTCCGGGTGGAGGATCGGCAGCCTATCATCTAGCGAAACAGGGGCGTTCGGTTTTAGTCCTAGAGAAAGAATCGCTACCACGCTATAAACCTTGTGGGGGAGGCGTATCGCCTGAAGTTGCCAAATGGTTTGATTTTGATTTTTCTCCAGCGATTTCGGTAAAAGTTAATACCATTCGCTACACCTGGAAAATGGACGACCCCGTACAGGCTGAGTTACGCACGCCAGAACCGATGTGGATGGTGCGACGGGACGTATTCGACCACTTCTTAGTTCAACAGGCACAAAAACAAGGGGCAGAACTGCAGGATAGTACGGAAGTTAACGGGATCGAATTTAAAGGCGATCGCTGGTACGTCAAAACTGCAAACCAAGTGTTTGAAGGACGTTATCTGATTGCAGCTGACGGCGCAAAAGGACCAATGGCGAAGTGGCTGGGCTTCAAAGAACGCAAGCGCCGCTTGGGTGGTGCTTTAGAAGCAGAAGCCCCCGCCAAGGTGGATGATAGTAACATCGCCCACTTTGAATTCGGTATGGTTAAAAACGGCTATATCTGGAATTTCCCCAAAGCTGACGGCTATTCCATTGGGATTGGCACGTTTCGAGGTGGAGAAGGACAGGACTTTAAGCAAATTTTGAGCGAATATGCCACTCTATTTGGCATTGATGTCAAGACTTGCAGACAATACGGTCATCCTCTCTGTTTGTGGGATGGAACGCAAAAGCTACATACTCAAAATGCCATTCTTGCAGGGGAAGCGGCTTGTGTCGTCGATCCATTCACCGCTGAGGGTATTCGCCCCTCAATCTTTACCGGAGTGAAAGCCGCAGCCGCGATCGATCGCGCGCTTGCAGGCGATATCAATGCCTTAGAACAATATACCGATACCATCAACGAAGAATGGGGCAGCGATATGGCTTGGGCGCAAAAACTAGCAGGTGTATTTTACCGCATTCCTGGTATTGGCTATAAAGTTGGTGTCAAGCGCCCCTCTGCGACTCAGCGCATGGGACAAATTTTGTGTGGCGAGTTAAGTTATGGCGATGTAGCAAATCGTGCCTTAAAGCGTCTCAGTGGTAGCCTGATCCCTGGGATGGGTGGTTAA
- a CDS encoding RDD family protein encodes MHFFNRITHQTPESVELEFTLAGIGSRAWALLIDYHILTFLIVGFLFIWSFIAYQVVEAWNQIFRNTDVGLWMLAIAFLVTFFLYTGYFVLFETLWQGQTPGKRFAKIRVVRDDGRLVSIQQAILRSLLRPFDDILFLGAFLIMFGRREKRLGDLVAGTIVIQTETSHTSANFPITDSAHDLMLQLVQSEADFSQLLPDDFAVIREYLQRRKAMSKQAQEKLSLELAKQTKKIIALEKLPQAVKPDTFLEAVYLAYQQDRH; translated from the coding sequence ATGCACTTCTTCAACCGCATTACCCATCAAACCCCCGAAAGCGTCGAACTAGAATTCACGTTAGCAGGAATTGGTAGCCGCGCCTGGGCATTGCTAATAGACTACCATATTCTAACTTTTCTTATAGTTGGATTTCTATTTATTTGGAGTTTTATTGCTTATCAAGTTGTAGAAGCCTGGAATCAAATATTTCGGAATACAGATGTTGGCTTATGGATGCTAGCGATCGCCTTTTTAGTAACATTCTTTTTATACACGGGTTATTTTGTCCTATTTGAAACTTTATGGCAAGGACAAACCCCAGGCAAACGTTTTGCTAAAATTCGCGTTGTCAGAGATGATGGTAGACTTGTCAGCATTCAACAAGCAATATTGCGATCGCTACTGCGACCTTTCGACGATATCTTGTTTCTCGGTGCATTTTTAATTATGTTCGGTCGGCGCGAGAAACGCTTAGGCGATTTAGTTGCAGGTACAATTGTGATTCAAACCGAAACTTCCCATACATCTGCAAACTTTCCTATTACCGATTCAGCCCACGATCTGATGTTGCAATTGGTGCAATCTGAAGCCGATTTTTCCCAGCTTCTACCCGATGATTTTGCCGTGATTCGCGAATATTTGCAAAGACGCAAGGCAATGTCCAAACAGGCTCAAGAGAAACTGAGTTTAGAACTTGCCAAACAAACCAAAAAAATTATTGCCCTGGAAAAATTACCTCAAGCCGTCAAGCCTGATACATTTTTGGAAGCAGTGTATCTAGCATACCAGCAGGATCGTCATTAG